A DNA window from Hydractinia symbiolongicarpus strain clone_291-10 chromosome 6, HSymV2.1, whole genome shotgun sequence contains the following coding sequences:
- the LOC130646990 gene encoding uncharacterized protein LOC130646990: protein MYNKLQATTENPIFQGERQRKKYLELQRCNLCSAFISKRFFASHKRTCMRRQDAVPTGLPLSLDFLPMSLQMSDQFKEVILAKLRDDPVGNICRKDEMILRIGMKLFAKLVVKKEKAATVNKSVRGHMRVLGSLYQSFKRMNGVCHDHGNLLDMFVRKNFTCFTDAIDAVTLNVDRSLKPGLRQNVFYIINKSVKILYAHQYMLANEEEASEIEKFMVCYKANEDCMVSSARYELEKKRLVKIRKPCQLPLESDIEKIHQHILKRMGELLCVFELWTAHSFVELRNLVLTRLTLLNGRRGGETSRLLVKDWLEAESDNWIDQQRLQSLNEADKLLVSSLKITYMTGKGNHHLVSVLFPNDTTSAMKRLVDPKFRFKAGIDKNNDFVFASTQLSSLNVSGWHALKEVCKKLELTNVEIINATTNRHRVSTLYAALDLPQQERQLFYAHMGHSESMNKDIYQAPLALMGVTKIGKQLINLHASDNGHIEETDKSLKTFKDKTHTVIVFDEIFSNQCVIQNLKIFPIIVLYCLENYLEAAQWTT from the exons ATGTACAACAAGTTGCAAGCTACCACAGAAAATCCTATTTTCCAAGGAGAACGTCAAAGAAAGAAATACTTGGAATTGCAACGTTGTAATTTATGCTCTGCTTTTATCTCTAAGCGTTTCTTTGCCAGCCACAAAAGAACGTGCATGAGAAGACAAGATGCTGTCCCAACAGGCTTGCCATTGTCACTGGACTTCCTTCCAATGTCACTCCAAATGTCGGATCAATTCAAGGAAGTCATTTTGGCCAAGCTTAGAGATGATCCCGTAG GAAATATATGTCGCAAAGATGAAATGATATTACGAATTGGAATGAAGTTGTTTGCAAAGCTTGtagtcaaaaaagaaaaagcagccACCGTGAATAAATCTGTTAGGGGTCATATGCGAGTGTTAGGTAGCCTGTACCAATCTTTTAAGAGGATGAATGGCGTTTGTCATGATCATGGTAATTTGTTAGATATGTTTGTGCGAAAGAATTTTACGTGTTTTACTGATGCCATTGACGCTGTTACTTTGAATGTTGATCGTAGTCTTAAGCCAGGACTACGCCAGAATGTTTTTTACATCAtcaacaaaagtgtaaaaatattGTATGCTCATCAATATATGTTAGCTAACGAAGAGGAGGCCAGTGAAATCGAAAAATTTATGGTATGCTATAAAGCCAACGAGGATTGCATGGTTTCCTCTGCACGATACGAGCTTGAAAAAAAAAGGCTAGTTAAAATAAGAAAACCATGTCAGTTGCCTTTGGAAAGCGACATTGAGAAAATACATCAACATATTCTCAAGAGAATGGGTGAACTACTGTGTGTTTTTGAGTTATGGACTGCTCACTCTTTTGTTGAACTGAGGAACTTAGTACTCACACGACTAACATTATTGAATGGGCGCCGTGGTGGGGAAACAAGTCGCCTCCTAGTAAAAGATTGGTTAGAAGCAGAAAGCGATAACTGGATTGATCAACAACGTCTTCAGAGTTTGAATGAAGCTGACAAACTATTAGTGAGTTCACTAAAAATAACCTACATGACGGGTAAAGGAAATCATCATTTGGTGTCTGTTTTATTTCCAAACGACACTACTTCTGCTATGAAAAGGTTAGTTGATCCAAAATTTAGATTCAAGGCTGGTATCgataaaaataatgattttgtgTTTGCCAGCACACAGCTGTCATCTTTAAATGTGTCTGGCTGGCATGCATTGAAAGAAGTCTGTAAGAAACTAGAACTTACCAATGTGGAAATTATAAATGCAACCACTAATAGACACCGCGTCAGCACTTTATATGCTGCGTTGGACCTGCCACAACAGGAAAGACAACTGTTCTACGCCCATATGGGTCATTCTGAAAGCATGAATAAAGATATTTATCAAGCCCCATTAGCTTTAATGGGAGTCACAAAGATTGGAAAACAATTAATAAATCTCCATGCAAGcg ATAACGGTCATATTGAAGAAActgataaaagtttaaaaacatttaaagacaAAACTCATACAG TCATTGtttttgatgaaattttttCAAATCAATGTGTGATCCAAAACCTAAAGATCTTCCCCATcattgttttatattgtttggaaaattaccttGAAGCTGCTCAATGGACTACATAG